A genomic window from Triticum urartu cultivar G1812 chromosome 7, Tu2.1, whole genome shotgun sequence includes:
- the LOC125518761 gene encoding nascent polypeptide-associated complex subunit beta-like, translated as MNKERLMKMVGAVRTGGKGIVHRSGSLAGVWCRKKKAVHKTTTTDDKRLQSTLKRVGVNTIPTIEEVNIFKEDLVIQFLNPKVQASIAANTWVDSGTLQTKSMDPSHFSIIWP; from the exons ATGAACAAGGAGAGGCTCATGAAGATGGTTGGCGCCGTCCGCACCGGCGGCAAGGGCATCGTGCACCG ATCTGGCTCGTTGGCTGGGGTCTGGTGCAGGAAGAAGAAGGCGGTGCACAAGACGACGACCACGGACGACAAGCGGCTGCAGAGCACGCTCAAGAGGGTGGGCGTCAACACCATCCCCACCATCGAGGAGGTCAACATCTTCAAGGAAGACCTCGTCATCCAGTTCCTCAACCCCAAAG TGCAAGCGTCCATCGCCGCAAACACATGGGTGGACAGTGGGACTCTCCAGACCAAGAGTATGGATCCATCTCACTTCTCTATCATTTGgccatga